The Chordicoccus furentiruminis DNA window CCTTCAGCGTGAATACTTCTCCGGCCTGCGTGTAGAGGTTCGAGCTTCCGTCCGTCGCATAACGGGTGGCCGTCCCGGTCATCGTCACCTGCGCGTTCAGATCGCCCTTTTCCAGCGCCAGCAGACAGGTCATGATCTTGGTGACGGAAGCGGGCGGCGTCGCTGTATCCTTTCCCTTGGCGTAGAGTACGACACCGGTCTTCGCATCCATCAGGCAGGCGTAGTCCGCGTCGATGTCCTTGCCCTGCGGCCAGTCCGCGTAGCCGTTCGTCTGTACGACGGAAGGATCGGCAATGGGGTGGTCATTCGTCCCGCTGTCCGCGGCATACGCCGCGGCGGAATCGGACTGCGATGCCGCGGACGCGGATGACGCGGCCGGCGTGGCAGCCGCCTGCGTATCCGTCTGCGTGCCGGTCTGCGTATCCGCCGTACCGGCTCCGTCATCCGTATAAGTCCGGACTGCCGTTGCGGACGCAGCCGCCGCGCCGGCGGATGAAGCATTTCCGGAGGACGCCCCCGATCCGCTGCCCGCATCGGCGTCCGTTCCGTCGACCGCCGCGTCCGTGCCGGTCTCATCGTCAGCCAGATCGGTAAAACCGTCCGTCCCGCCGTCATCCACGATCTGCGCCTCGCTGCCTGCGGCTGCCTCCGCTCCGCCGGCGCTGTCCGCCGGGATCCGCAGCGGGGCCGCGCCGACCGCCGCCGCGAGGAGCAGTGCCAGCAGCGCCGCTCTCCGCTTCATTCCTCTTTTCTCAGATTTCATCTCCCAGCCCCTCCTCAACCACACTGATCAGATGTTTCAGCGCTTCCTTCTCGTCTTCCCCGTTGCAGACAATCTCAATCTCGTCGCCGCACTTGACGCAGGCGCCCAGAATCGACAGAACGCTTTTCGCGTT harbors:
- a CDS encoding HPr family phosphocarrier protein — translated: MVSGTVVVRNASGLHLKPAARFCEEALKYKSTITFTFENTTANAKSVLSILGACVKCGDEIEIVCNGEDEKEALKHLISVVEEGLGDEI